One genomic segment of Brassica napus cultivar Da-Ae chromosome A3, Da-Ae, whole genome shotgun sequence includes these proteins:
- the LOC106409373 gene encoding subtilisin-like protease SBT2.4, producing the protein MYLTQMENENLNKDLMDTNPRKLRAYCFIWLILCVLVLIVCVILSRAEEKDGNDDDHVPRIYSVLVEGEPLAFHAATNINSKAMAYEANKIEETHEEILGSTLEKGSYTKLYSFKHIINALAVRTTPSQAQKLKKAKGVKAVEEDKGVKLMTTYTPDFLELPRQVWPKISNQGDRLAGEDIVIGFVDTGINPTHPSFAAHDLTNPYSTNLSRLNFSGDCETGPLFPAGSCNGKIISARFFSAGARASVAFNGSLDILSPFDASGHGSHVASIAAGNSGVPVIVEGFSYGRASGMAPRARIAVYKAVYPSIGTLVDVIAAIDQAIIDGVDVLTLSVGPDKPPVDKPTVLGIFDLAMLLARKAGVIVVQAAGNHGPFPSSVLSYSPWVVGVAAGSTDRSYPASLILDGGQTVQGVGLSGPTLGAPFLRHRLVLARDAVRTNGSVPRTITGDVEECQRPDNFDPAKVLGSIVICTFSEGFFNQISTIRAITQTATTLGFMGFILMANPNFGDYVAEPTIFSSPGILIPKVLDSQLIMRYYEEKTYRDRGGVVTQFGARARINEGRNSVFAGEAPVVSRFSSRGPAFIDANQNPLDVLKPDILAPGHQIWGAWSLTSAFDPNFTGRRFAILSGTSMAAPHIAGISALIKQLNPSWTPAMIASAISTTATGYDSSGEVMSAESYGIGELFPSNHFDHGAGHVNPARALDPGLVLPTGFEDYISFLCSLPNINPDTVRSATGAWCTTKLSHPANLNHPSVTISALKGPLVVRRSFQNVSNKTERYLGSVVPPNGTIVRLRPSWFTIRAQRIQDVDIEFNVTEVLNQFTFGEIVLTGSLNHIVRIPLTVKTIPL; encoded by the exons atgtatctTACACAAATGGAGAATGAGAATCTTAATAAAGATCTAATGGATACCAATCCAAGAAAACTAAGAGCCTATTGTTTCATATGGCTCATATTATGTGTACTTGTattaattgtttgtgtaatatTATCCAGAGCAGAAGAAAAAGACGGAAACGATGATGATCATGTACCAAGGATTTACTCTGTTCTGGTTGAAGGTGAACCATTGGCCTTTCATGCGGCAACTAACATCAACAG CAAAGCTATGGCATATGAAGCAAATAAGATAGAAGAGACTCATGAAGAAATACTTGGAAGTACACTTGAAAAAGGAAGTTATACAAAACTTTATAGCTTCAAACATATCATCAATGCTCTCGCAGTCCGTACTACTCCTTCTCAG GCCCAGAAACTGAAGAAGGCAAAAGGAGTGAAGGCAGtggaagaagacaaaggagtgAAACTAATGACAACTTACACTCCCGATTTCTTGGAACTTCCTCGACAAGTCTGGCCTAAGATATCCAACCAAGGTGACAGACTTGCCGGAGAAGACATCGTAATCGGTTTCGTGGATACAGGAATTAACCCTACTCACCCTAGCTTTGCCGCACACGATCTCACCAACCCTTACTCAACGAATCTCTCACGTTTAAATTTCTCCGGCGACTGTGAGACCGGTCCTCTCTTCCCCGCCGGTTCTTGTAATGGAAAAATcatctccgcaagattcttttCCGCTGGAGCTCGAGCTTCCGTCGCTTTCAACGGCTCCTTGGATATACTCTCTCCTTTCGATGCGTCCGGCCATGGAAG TCACGTAGCCTCCATCGCGGCCGGAAATTCAGGAGTTCCGGTGATCGTCGAGGGATTCTCCTACGGCCGAGCCAGCGGAATGGCTCCAAGAGCACG AATAGCCGTTTACAAGGCAGTTTACCCATCAATTGGAACTCTTGTTGATGTAATTGCTGCCATCGACCAA GCAATAATAGATGGTGTAGATGTGCTGACACTGTCCGTAGGACCGGACAAACCACCGGTAGATAAGCCTACAGTACTCGGGATTTTTGACCTGGCGATGCTATTGGCTAGAAAAGCAGGAGTCATTGTGGTGCAGGCAGCAGGGAATCATGGTCCCTTTCCGTCTTCCGTGCTGTCTTATAGTCCGTGGGTCGTCGGCGTCGCCGCAGGAAGTACGGACCGGTCTTATCCGGCCTCTCTCATCCTCGACGGTGGCCAGACCGTTCAGGGCGTCGGACTTTCAG GCCCAACTCTCGGAGCTCCTTTCCTTCGACACAGGCTAGTCTTAGCCAGAGACGCAGTTAGAACCAACGGCTCCGTTCCACGAACCATAACCGGAGACGTGGAAGAATGTCAGCGACCGGATAACTTTGATCCGGCGAAGGTTCTTGGAAGTATTGTGATTTGTACATTTTCGGAGGGCTTCTTCAATCAAATCTCGACAATTCGAGCCATCACCCAAACCGCCACGACCCTTGGTTTCATGGGTTTCATACTCATGGCCAACCCTAATTTCGGGGACTATGTTGCAGAACCTACGATATTTTCCTCACCTGGTATTCTAATCCCTAAAGTATTAGATTCCCAG CTTATTATGAGGTACTACGAAGAGAAAACTTACAGAGACAGAGGAGGGGTAGTAACACAATTTGGGGCACGAGCCAGGATCAACGAAGGCCGGAACTCGGTGTTCGCTGGAGAAGCACCGGTTGTGAGCAGATTCTCGTCGAGGGGCCCGGCTTTTATAGATGCAAATCAGAATCCTTTGGACGTCCTTAAGCCAGATATTCTTGCACCTGGTCATCAAATATGGGGAGCCTGGAGCCTTACTAGTGCCTTTGATCCTAATTTCACAG GACGGAGGTTTGCAATATTGTCCGGAACGAGCATGGCGGCTCCTCATATAGCGGGGATCTCTGCACTGATAAAGCAGCTTAATCCTTCTTGGACCCCGGCCATGATTGCCTCGGCAATTTCCACCACGGCCACAGGATACGACAGTTCAGGCGAAGTTATGTCAGCGGAGTCTTATGGAATCGGTGAACTGTTTCCATCTAATCATTTTGATCATGGCGCTGGCCATGTTAATCCCGCTAGAGCCTTAGATCCTGGGCTGGTTTTACCCACAg GTTTTGAAGACTACATCAGTTTCTTGTGTTCACTGCCAAACATTAACCCGGACACAGTTCGATCCGCAACCGGAGCCTGGTGCACCACCAAGCTTAGCCACCCTGCGAATCTTAACCATCCATCAGTGACTATATCTGCTCTTAAAGGGCCACTTGTAGTGAGAAGAAGTTTCCAAAATGTCTCCAACAAAACCGAGAGATATCTTGGTTCAGTTGTACCTCCCAATGGTACAATCGTACGATTACGCCCATCTTGGTTTACGATACGGGCACAGAGAATCCAAGATGTTGACATTGAGTTCAATGTTACAGAAGTCCTAAACCAGTTTACGTTTGGTGAAATTGTTCTTACCGGAAGCTTAAATCATATTGTAAGAATCCCATTGACGGTTAAGACCATCCCGTTATAA